A genomic window from Gambusia affinis linkage group LG16, SWU_Gaff_1.0, whole genome shotgun sequence includes:
- the LOC122846364 gene encoding brain-enriched guanylate kinase-associated protein-like isoform X1, which produces MKKIYIGKTALKSQRNGCKHPKRSSFHDHKDDLRKRLSYTTHKLEMVETEFDSTRQYLETELRRAQEELEKFTEKLRRIQSSYSSLQRINQDLEDKMCRTSQHHEEEKRALSREIIVLNNHLMEAKITINKLREDNDLYRKDCNLAAQLLQCSKSHYRAHKSSELPLDFQERISSYMEKHSRGRGATIAMCHPNYPEEVPTAVIAKVLEKPEPGRDSPVTCPESSHILDGDFLIGTGSNEHLNRRISYKTSDLYCSDTALYCPERWQDTERRQSVDLHGTALLQLHAQTSLDSNPDDDPFQSGSFSHHDPPASFHQHDEFGTGSFPASSSYSSFSLASDEKGAVSGGCGRAASSTLSSSHQGLYIDWRDGGSGDYERKSLSSYDKEVPGFSKSHSIQHMVTTRSPQKGTSPSYTRTASCFSEPYHSSSPRLASSRSMGSTTGLGQAQGGASDSRNDVPEDDLSVRWKQLSVEDIHTFSSYRNIAGRISPYSFSERQFAMGPSSKLKESLYSSFQEGDDVFHSHMLDQCFSIGSLSPSHNPKPKEHRKSEKTSVLYRAKNDSQDSEGSLFLSVSSKDKESSGAATTANSAKKDYVNLSVDSSAESLHHSSLEASSLQHYPAPRPTIRPRPSSSSALSVGPALPKKTSPRYQKFGSTGLTRKDSLTKAQLYGKATSMLLAQ; this is translated from the exons CTCTTTCCATGACCACAAGGACGACCTTCGCAAGCGCCTGTCGTACACCACACACAAACTAGAGATGGTAGAGACAGAGTTCGACTCCACCCGGCAGTACCTGGAGACGGAGCTGCGGCGCGctcaggaggagctggagaaatTCACAGAGAAGCTgcgcag gATCCAAAGTAGTTACTCGTCTCTTCAGAGGATCAACCAGGATTTAGAGGACAAGATGTGCAGAACG TCTCAGCACCATGAGGAGGAAAAGCGAGCGCTCAGCCGGGAAATCATTGTTCTCAACAATCACCTGATGGAGGCAAAGATCACCATCAATAAACTCAGAGAGGACAAT GACCTGTACAGGAAAGACTGCAACCTGGCCGCCCAGCTGCTGCAGTGCTCCAAGTCTCACTACAGAGCTCACAAATCATCTGAG CTGCCGCTGGACTTCCAGGAACGCATCAGCTCCTACATGGAGAAACATAGCCGGGGTAGAGGAGCCACCATAGCAATGTGTCACCCTAACTACCCTGAAGAAGTGCCCACAGCCGTAATTGCCAAGGTCCTGGAAAAGCCTGAACCTGGAAGAGATTCCCCTGTAACATGCCCTGAAAGCTCCCACATTCTGGATGGTGACTTTCTAATAGGAACAGGAAGCAACGAACACCTGAACCGCCGCATTTCGTACAAGACATCGGACCTGTACTGCAGCGATACCGCCCTGTATTGTCCTGAGCGATGGCAAGACACAGAACGCAGGCAAAGCGTTGACCTCCATGGCACTGCCCTGCTTCAGCTGCATGCTCAGACCTCCTTAGACAGTAACCCAGATGATGATCCTTTCCAGTCCGGCAGCTTCTCCCACCATGACCCCCCAGCGTCTTTCCACCAGCATGACGAGTTTGGCACTGGCAGCTTCCCGGCCTCGAGTTCATACTCCAGCTTCAGCCTCGCATCGGATGAGAAGGGAGCAGTTAGCGGAGGCTGTGGGCGCGCTGCCAGCAGCACCTTATCCTCGTCCCACCAGGGTCTTTACATAGATTGGCGAGATGGTGGCAGTGGGGACTATGAGCGCAAGAGCTTGTCTTCGTATGACAAAGAAGTTCCCGGGTTCTCCAAGTCGCACAGCATTCAGCATATGGTGACTACTAGGAGTCCCCAGAAGGGTACGTCACCGTCGTACACAAGGACAGCTTCGTGCTTCAGTGAACCATACCACTCCAGTTCCCCTCGCCTCGCCTCGTCCCGCAGCATGGGGTCTACAACCGGACTGGGCCAGGCTCAAGGTGGAGCTTCGGATAGCAGAAATGACGTACCTGAGGATGACTTGAGTGTCCGCTGGAAACAGCTCAGCGTGGAGGACATCCACACTTTCTCGTCTTATCGCAACATTGCAGGGCGGATCTCACCATACAGCTTCTCTGAGCGACAGTTTGCAATGGGCCCTTCCAGTAAACTCAAAGAGTCTCTCTACAGCAGCTTCCAAGAAGGAGATGACGTCTTCCACAGCCACATGCTTGACCAGTGTTTTTCTATTGGCTCCCTTTCACCCAGCCACAATCCGAAACCCAAGGAGCATCGCAAGTCAGAGAAAACCTCTGTGCTGTACCGAGCCAAGAATGACAGTCAAGACTCCGAGGGAAGTCTGTTCCTCTCAGTAAGCTCTAAAGACAAGGAAAGCAGTGGGGCCGCAACAACTGCGAACAGTGCAAAGAAGGACTACGTAAACCTGAGCGTGGACAGCTCGGCCGAGTCCTTACACCACAGCTCACTGGAAGCCTCGAGTCTTCAGCACTACCCGGCACCAAGGCCAACGATCCGTCCTCGCCCGAGTTCCAGTTCCGCTCTCAGCGTAGGCCCCGCACTCCCAAAGAAGACTTCTCCAAGGTACCAAAAATTTGGGAGCACAGGATTGACAAGGAAGGACAGCTTGACCAAGGCGCAGCTCTACG GAAAGGCCACCAGTATGCTGCTAGCACAGTGA
- the LOC122846364 gene encoding brain-enriched guanylate kinase-associated protein-like isoform X2 gives MKKIYIGKTALKSQRNGCKHPKRSSFHDHKDDLRKRLSYTTHKLEMVETEFDSTRQYLETELRRAQEELEKFTEKLRRIQSSYSSLQRINQDLEDKMCRTSQHHEEEKRALSREIIVLNNHLMEAKITINKLREDNDLYRKDCNLAAQLLQCSKSHYRAHKSSELPLDFQERISSYMEKHSRGRGATIAMCHPNYPEEVPTAVIAKVLEKPEPGRDSPVTCPESSHILDGDFLIGTGSNEHLNRRISYKTSDLYCSDTALYCPERWQDTERRQSVDLHGTALLQLHAQTSLDSNPDDDPFQSGSFSHHDPPASFHQHDEFGTGSFPASSSYSSFSLASDEKGAVSGGCGRAASSTLSSSHQGLYIDWRDGGSGDYERKSLSSYDKEVPGFSKSHSIQHMVTTRSPQKGTSPSYTRTASCFSEPYHSSSPRLASSRSMGSTTGLGQAQGGASDSRNDVPEDDLSVRWKQLSVEDIHTFSSYRNIAGRISPYSFSERQFAMGPSSKLKESLYSSFQEGDDVFHSHMLDQCFSIGSLSPSHNPKPKEHRKSEKTSVLYRAKNDSQDSEGSLFLSVSSKDKESSGAATTANSAKKDYVNLSVDSSAESLHHSSLEASSLQHYPAPRPTIRPRPSSSSALSVGPALPKKTSPRYQKFGSTGLTRKDSLTKAQLYGTLLN, from the exons CTCTTTCCATGACCACAAGGACGACCTTCGCAAGCGCCTGTCGTACACCACACACAAACTAGAGATGGTAGAGACAGAGTTCGACTCCACCCGGCAGTACCTGGAGACGGAGCTGCGGCGCGctcaggaggagctggagaaatTCACAGAGAAGCTgcgcag gATCCAAAGTAGTTACTCGTCTCTTCAGAGGATCAACCAGGATTTAGAGGACAAGATGTGCAGAACG TCTCAGCACCATGAGGAGGAAAAGCGAGCGCTCAGCCGGGAAATCATTGTTCTCAACAATCACCTGATGGAGGCAAAGATCACCATCAATAAACTCAGAGAGGACAAT GACCTGTACAGGAAAGACTGCAACCTGGCCGCCCAGCTGCTGCAGTGCTCCAAGTCTCACTACAGAGCTCACAAATCATCTGAG CTGCCGCTGGACTTCCAGGAACGCATCAGCTCCTACATGGAGAAACATAGCCGGGGTAGAGGAGCCACCATAGCAATGTGTCACCCTAACTACCCTGAAGAAGTGCCCACAGCCGTAATTGCCAAGGTCCTGGAAAAGCCTGAACCTGGAAGAGATTCCCCTGTAACATGCCCTGAAAGCTCCCACATTCTGGATGGTGACTTTCTAATAGGAACAGGAAGCAACGAACACCTGAACCGCCGCATTTCGTACAAGACATCGGACCTGTACTGCAGCGATACCGCCCTGTATTGTCCTGAGCGATGGCAAGACACAGAACGCAGGCAAAGCGTTGACCTCCATGGCACTGCCCTGCTTCAGCTGCATGCTCAGACCTCCTTAGACAGTAACCCAGATGATGATCCTTTCCAGTCCGGCAGCTTCTCCCACCATGACCCCCCAGCGTCTTTCCACCAGCATGACGAGTTTGGCACTGGCAGCTTCCCGGCCTCGAGTTCATACTCCAGCTTCAGCCTCGCATCGGATGAGAAGGGAGCAGTTAGCGGAGGCTGTGGGCGCGCTGCCAGCAGCACCTTATCCTCGTCCCACCAGGGTCTTTACATAGATTGGCGAGATGGTGGCAGTGGGGACTATGAGCGCAAGAGCTTGTCTTCGTATGACAAAGAAGTTCCCGGGTTCTCCAAGTCGCACAGCATTCAGCATATGGTGACTACTAGGAGTCCCCAGAAGGGTACGTCACCGTCGTACACAAGGACAGCTTCGTGCTTCAGTGAACCATACCACTCCAGTTCCCCTCGCCTCGCCTCGTCCCGCAGCATGGGGTCTACAACCGGACTGGGCCAGGCTCAAGGTGGAGCTTCGGATAGCAGAAATGACGTACCTGAGGATGACTTGAGTGTCCGCTGGAAACAGCTCAGCGTGGAGGACATCCACACTTTCTCGTCTTATCGCAACATTGCAGGGCGGATCTCACCATACAGCTTCTCTGAGCGACAGTTTGCAATGGGCCCTTCCAGTAAACTCAAAGAGTCTCTCTACAGCAGCTTCCAAGAAGGAGATGACGTCTTCCACAGCCACATGCTTGACCAGTGTTTTTCTATTGGCTCCCTTTCACCCAGCCACAATCCGAAACCCAAGGAGCATCGCAAGTCAGAGAAAACCTCTGTGCTGTACCGAGCCAAGAATGACAGTCAAGACTCCGAGGGAAGTCTGTTCCTCTCAGTAAGCTCTAAAGACAAGGAAAGCAGTGGGGCCGCAACAACTGCGAACAGTGCAAAGAAGGACTACGTAAACCTGAGCGTGGACAGCTCGGCCGAGTCCTTACACCACAGCTCACTGGAAGCCTCGAGTCTTCAGCACTACCCGGCACCAAGGCCAACGATCCGTCCTCGCCCGAGTTCCAGTTCCGCTCTCAGCGTAGGCCCCGCACTCCCAAAGAAGACTTCTCCAAGGTACCAAAAATTTGGGAGCACAGGATTGACAAGGAAGGACAGCTTGACCAAGGCGCAGCTCTACGGTACGCTCTTGAACTGA
- the LOC122846364 gene encoding brain-enriched guanylate kinase-associated protein-like isoform X3 — MRRKAAKRSFHDHKDDLRKRLSYTTHKLEMVETEFDSTRQYLETELRRAQEELEKFTEKLRRIQSSYSSLQRINQDLEDKMCRTSQHHEEEKRALSREIIVLNNHLMEAKITINKLREDNDLYRKDCNLAAQLLQCSKSHYRAHKSSELPLDFQERISSYMEKHSRGRGATIAMCHPNYPEEVPTAVIAKVLEKPEPGRDSPVTCPESSHILDGDFLIGTGSNEHLNRRISYKTSDLYCSDTALYCPERWQDTERRQSVDLHGTALLQLHAQTSLDSNPDDDPFQSGSFSHHDPPASFHQHDEFGTGSFPASSSYSSFSLASDEKGAVSGGCGRAASSTLSSSHQGLYIDWRDGGSGDYERKSLSSYDKEVPGFSKSHSIQHMVTTRSPQKGTSPSYTRTASCFSEPYHSSSPRLASSRSMGSTTGLGQAQGGASDSRNDVPEDDLSVRWKQLSVEDIHTFSSYRNIAGRISPYSFSERQFAMGPSSKLKESLYSSFQEGDDVFHSHMLDQCFSIGSLSPSHNPKPKEHRKSEKTSVLYRAKNDSQDSEGSLFLSVSSKDKESSGAATTANSAKKDYVNLSVDSSAESLHHSSLEASSLQHYPAPRPTIRPRPSSSSALSVGPALPKKTSPRYQKFGSTGLTRKDSLTKAQLYGKATSMLLAQ; from the exons CTCTTTCCATGACCACAAGGACGACCTTCGCAAGCGCCTGTCGTACACCACACACAAACTAGAGATGGTAGAGACAGAGTTCGACTCCACCCGGCAGTACCTGGAGACGGAGCTGCGGCGCGctcaggaggagctggagaaatTCACAGAGAAGCTgcgcag gATCCAAAGTAGTTACTCGTCTCTTCAGAGGATCAACCAGGATTTAGAGGACAAGATGTGCAGAACG TCTCAGCACCATGAGGAGGAAAAGCGAGCGCTCAGCCGGGAAATCATTGTTCTCAACAATCACCTGATGGAGGCAAAGATCACCATCAATAAACTCAGAGAGGACAAT GACCTGTACAGGAAAGACTGCAACCTGGCCGCCCAGCTGCTGCAGTGCTCCAAGTCTCACTACAGAGCTCACAAATCATCTGAG CTGCCGCTGGACTTCCAGGAACGCATCAGCTCCTACATGGAGAAACATAGCCGGGGTAGAGGAGCCACCATAGCAATGTGTCACCCTAACTACCCTGAAGAAGTGCCCACAGCCGTAATTGCCAAGGTCCTGGAAAAGCCTGAACCTGGAAGAGATTCCCCTGTAACATGCCCTGAAAGCTCCCACATTCTGGATGGTGACTTTCTAATAGGAACAGGAAGCAACGAACACCTGAACCGCCGCATTTCGTACAAGACATCGGACCTGTACTGCAGCGATACCGCCCTGTATTGTCCTGAGCGATGGCAAGACACAGAACGCAGGCAAAGCGTTGACCTCCATGGCACTGCCCTGCTTCAGCTGCATGCTCAGACCTCCTTAGACAGTAACCCAGATGATGATCCTTTCCAGTCCGGCAGCTTCTCCCACCATGACCCCCCAGCGTCTTTCCACCAGCATGACGAGTTTGGCACTGGCAGCTTCCCGGCCTCGAGTTCATACTCCAGCTTCAGCCTCGCATCGGATGAGAAGGGAGCAGTTAGCGGAGGCTGTGGGCGCGCTGCCAGCAGCACCTTATCCTCGTCCCACCAGGGTCTTTACATAGATTGGCGAGATGGTGGCAGTGGGGACTATGAGCGCAAGAGCTTGTCTTCGTATGACAAAGAAGTTCCCGGGTTCTCCAAGTCGCACAGCATTCAGCATATGGTGACTACTAGGAGTCCCCAGAAGGGTACGTCACCGTCGTACACAAGGACAGCTTCGTGCTTCAGTGAACCATACCACTCCAGTTCCCCTCGCCTCGCCTCGTCCCGCAGCATGGGGTCTACAACCGGACTGGGCCAGGCTCAAGGTGGAGCTTCGGATAGCAGAAATGACGTACCTGAGGATGACTTGAGTGTCCGCTGGAAACAGCTCAGCGTGGAGGACATCCACACTTTCTCGTCTTATCGCAACATTGCAGGGCGGATCTCACCATACAGCTTCTCTGAGCGACAGTTTGCAATGGGCCCTTCCAGTAAACTCAAAGAGTCTCTCTACAGCAGCTTCCAAGAAGGAGATGACGTCTTCCACAGCCACATGCTTGACCAGTGTTTTTCTATTGGCTCCCTTTCACCCAGCCACAATCCGAAACCCAAGGAGCATCGCAAGTCAGAGAAAACCTCTGTGCTGTACCGAGCCAAGAATGACAGTCAAGACTCCGAGGGAAGTCTGTTCCTCTCAGTAAGCTCTAAAGACAAGGAAAGCAGTGGGGCCGCAACAACTGCGAACAGTGCAAAGAAGGACTACGTAAACCTGAGCGTGGACAGCTCGGCCGAGTCCTTACACCACAGCTCACTGGAAGCCTCGAGTCTTCAGCACTACCCGGCACCAAGGCCAACGATCCGTCCTCGCCCGAGTTCCAGTTCCGCTCTCAGCGTAGGCCCCGCACTCCCAAAGAAGACTTCTCCAAGGTACCAAAAATTTGGGAGCACAGGATTGACAAGGAAGGACAGCTTGACCAAGGCGCAGCTCTACG GAAAGGCCACCAGTATGCTGCTAGCACAGTGA
- the LOC122846364 gene encoding brain-enriched guanylate kinase-associated protein-like isoform X4 has translation MQTSKKKDDLRKRLSYTTHKLEMVETEFDSTRQYLETELRRAQEELEKFTEKLRRIQSSYSSLQRINQDLEDKMCRTSQHHEEEKRALSREIIVLNNHLMEAKITINKLREDNDLYRKDCNLAAQLLQCSKSHYRAHKSSELPLDFQERISSYMEKHSRGRGATIAMCHPNYPEEVPTAVIAKVLEKPEPGRDSPVTCPESSHILDGDFLIGTGSNEHLNRRISYKTSDLYCSDTALYCPERWQDTERRQSVDLHGTALLQLHAQTSLDSNPDDDPFQSGSFSHHDPPASFHQHDEFGTGSFPASSSYSSFSLASDEKGAVSGGCGRAASSTLSSSHQGLYIDWRDGGSGDYERKSLSSYDKEVPGFSKSHSIQHMVTTRSPQKGTSPSYTRTASCFSEPYHSSSPRLASSRSMGSTTGLGQAQGGASDSRNDVPEDDLSVRWKQLSVEDIHTFSSYRNIAGRISPYSFSERQFAMGPSSKLKESLYSSFQEGDDVFHSHMLDQCFSIGSLSPSHNPKPKEHRKSEKTSVLYRAKNDSQDSEGSLFLSVSSKDKESSGAATTANSAKKDYVNLSVDSSAESLHHSSLEASSLQHYPAPRPTIRPRPSSSSALSVGPALPKKTSPRYQKFGSTGLTRKDSLTKAQLYGKATSMLLAQ, from the exons GACGACCTTCGCAAGCGCCTGTCGTACACCACACACAAACTAGAGATGGTAGAGACAGAGTTCGACTCCACCCGGCAGTACCTGGAGACGGAGCTGCGGCGCGctcaggaggagctggagaaatTCACAGAGAAGCTgcgcag gATCCAAAGTAGTTACTCGTCTCTTCAGAGGATCAACCAGGATTTAGAGGACAAGATGTGCAGAACG TCTCAGCACCATGAGGAGGAAAAGCGAGCGCTCAGCCGGGAAATCATTGTTCTCAACAATCACCTGATGGAGGCAAAGATCACCATCAATAAACTCAGAGAGGACAAT GACCTGTACAGGAAAGACTGCAACCTGGCCGCCCAGCTGCTGCAGTGCTCCAAGTCTCACTACAGAGCTCACAAATCATCTGAG CTGCCGCTGGACTTCCAGGAACGCATCAGCTCCTACATGGAGAAACATAGCCGGGGTAGAGGAGCCACCATAGCAATGTGTCACCCTAACTACCCTGAAGAAGTGCCCACAGCCGTAATTGCCAAGGTCCTGGAAAAGCCTGAACCTGGAAGAGATTCCCCTGTAACATGCCCTGAAAGCTCCCACATTCTGGATGGTGACTTTCTAATAGGAACAGGAAGCAACGAACACCTGAACCGCCGCATTTCGTACAAGACATCGGACCTGTACTGCAGCGATACCGCCCTGTATTGTCCTGAGCGATGGCAAGACACAGAACGCAGGCAAAGCGTTGACCTCCATGGCACTGCCCTGCTTCAGCTGCATGCTCAGACCTCCTTAGACAGTAACCCAGATGATGATCCTTTCCAGTCCGGCAGCTTCTCCCACCATGACCCCCCAGCGTCTTTCCACCAGCATGACGAGTTTGGCACTGGCAGCTTCCCGGCCTCGAGTTCATACTCCAGCTTCAGCCTCGCATCGGATGAGAAGGGAGCAGTTAGCGGAGGCTGTGGGCGCGCTGCCAGCAGCACCTTATCCTCGTCCCACCAGGGTCTTTACATAGATTGGCGAGATGGTGGCAGTGGGGACTATGAGCGCAAGAGCTTGTCTTCGTATGACAAAGAAGTTCCCGGGTTCTCCAAGTCGCACAGCATTCAGCATATGGTGACTACTAGGAGTCCCCAGAAGGGTACGTCACCGTCGTACACAAGGACAGCTTCGTGCTTCAGTGAACCATACCACTCCAGTTCCCCTCGCCTCGCCTCGTCCCGCAGCATGGGGTCTACAACCGGACTGGGCCAGGCTCAAGGTGGAGCTTCGGATAGCAGAAATGACGTACCTGAGGATGACTTGAGTGTCCGCTGGAAACAGCTCAGCGTGGAGGACATCCACACTTTCTCGTCTTATCGCAACATTGCAGGGCGGATCTCACCATACAGCTTCTCTGAGCGACAGTTTGCAATGGGCCCTTCCAGTAAACTCAAAGAGTCTCTCTACAGCAGCTTCCAAGAAGGAGATGACGTCTTCCACAGCCACATGCTTGACCAGTGTTTTTCTATTGGCTCCCTTTCACCCAGCCACAATCCGAAACCCAAGGAGCATCGCAAGTCAGAGAAAACCTCTGTGCTGTACCGAGCCAAGAATGACAGTCAAGACTCCGAGGGAAGTCTGTTCCTCTCAGTAAGCTCTAAAGACAAGGAAAGCAGTGGGGCCGCAACAACTGCGAACAGTGCAAAGAAGGACTACGTAAACCTGAGCGTGGACAGCTCGGCCGAGTCCTTACACCACAGCTCACTGGAAGCCTCGAGTCTTCAGCACTACCCGGCACCAAGGCCAACGATCCGTCCTCGCCCGAGTTCCAGTTCCGCTCTCAGCGTAGGCCCCGCACTCCCAAAGAAGACTTCTCCAAGGTACCAAAAATTTGGGAGCACAGGATTGACAAGGAAGGACAGCTTGACCAAGGCGCAGCTCTACG GAAAGGCCACCAGTATGCTGCTAGCACAGTGA